The proteins below come from a single Serratia ficaria genomic window:
- a CDS encoding glycine zipper domain-containing protein, which translates to MLTEGFEMSVKNDVTEGVGQLSDCAKTAACEVRAGLKQAAGHSCAYIKDNPWAGVGAGAVAGLVIGFLLGKKS; encoded by the coding sequence ATGTTAACGGAAGGATTTGAAATGTCGGTAAAAAATGACGTTACAGAGGGTGTGGGGCAACTGAGTGACTGCGCCAAAACCGCCGCGTGCGAAGTGCGGGCCGGGTTGAAACAGGCGGCAGGGCATTCATGTGCCTACATTAAGGATAACCCTTGGGCAGGGGTTGGCGCCGGTGCCGTCGCAGGCCTGGTGATAGGATTTCTTTTAGGCAAAAAGTCATAG
- a CDS encoding LysR family transcriptional regulator, producing the protein MDKIGRLRVFIQVAEVGSFIRASQILLMPKTTVSAAILQLENEMGARLFHRTTRRVQLTSDGERLLDKARSLLQEVNALDELFSPRDGPIGGRLTVDVPSRIARRMIVPALPDFLQRYPDIQLFLSAGDRSIDLIQEGVDCVVRVGSLSDSSLVSQPLGRLGMINCASPDYLRRHGTPRHPEQLTDHWGIGYAQPNLLEADSWQWMQGAQRMEKMLRSRVTVNNAENYIGCCLAGLGMIQIPRFDIQHHLDGGELIEVLPDFRPPAMGIALLYPHRRQRSARFSVFADWFGQLIAPFCES; encoded by the coding sequence AGTTTCATTCGCGCTTCACAAATTCTGTTGATGCCGAAAACCACCGTCTCGGCGGCGATCCTGCAGCTGGAAAACGAGATGGGCGCCCGGCTGTTTCATCGCACCACGCGGCGGGTTCAATTGACCAGCGACGGCGAACGGCTGCTGGACAAGGCCCGCAGCCTGCTGCAGGAGGTCAACGCGCTGGATGAGCTGTTTTCACCGCGGGACGGGCCGATCGGCGGCCGGCTGACCGTGGACGTGCCCAGCCGCATCGCCCGGCGCATGATTGTGCCGGCGCTGCCTGACTTTCTGCAACGCTACCCTGACATTCAGCTGTTTCTCAGCGCCGGCGATCGTTCCATCGATCTGATTCAGGAGGGCGTGGACTGCGTGGTGCGGGTCGGCAGCCTCAGCGACAGCAGCCTGGTCAGCCAGCCGCTGGGCAGGCTCGGCATGATCAACTGCGCCAGCCCGGACTATCTGCGCCGCCACGGCACGCCACGGCATCCCGAGCAACTGACGGATCACTGGGGCATTGGCTATGCGCAGCCCAACCTGCTGGAGGCCGACAGCTGGCAATGGATGCAGGGCGCGCAGCGCATGGAAAAAATGCTGCGCAGCCGGGTGACGGTCAATAATGCGGAGAACTATATCGGCTGCTGCCTGGCGGGGTTGGGGATGATCCAGATCCCGCGTTTCGACATTCAGCACCACCTGGACGGCGGCGAGCTGATCGAGGTGCTGCCCGATTTCAGGCCGCCGGCGATGGGCATCGCTCTGCTTTACCCGCACCGCCGCCAGCGCTCGGCGCGTTTCAGCGTTTTCGCCGACTGGTTCGGCCAACTGATTGCGCCTTTTTGCGAAAGCTAA